CATCTCTGACCTATCTACCTAGTCATCTTCTAGGGATCTTACTCACATACGTGATGGGAAATCTCATCTCGAGGGGGGCTTCATGCTTAGATGCTTTCAGCACTTATCCCTTCCGCACATAGCTACCCAGCGATGCCTTTGGCAAGACAACTGGTACACCAGCGGTGCGTCCATCCCGGTCCTCTCGTACTAAGGACAGCTCCTCTCAAATTTCCTGCGCCCACGACGGATAGGGACCGAACTGTCTCACGACGTTCTGAACCCAGCTCGCGTACCGCTTTAATGGGCGAACAGCCCAACCCTTGGGACCGACTACAGCCCCAGGATGCGATGAGCCGACATCGAGGTGCCAAACCTCCCCGTCGATGTGGACTCTTGGGGGAGATAAGCCTGTTATCCCCGGGGTAGCTTTTATCCGTTGAGCGATGGCCCTTCCATGCGGAACCACCGGATCACTAAGCCCGACTTTCGTCCCTGCTCGACTTGTAGGTCTCGCAGTCAAGCTCCCTTGTGCCTTTACACTCTGCGAATGATTTCCAACCATTCTGAGGGAACCTTTGGGCGCCTCCGTTACTCTTTAGGAGGCGACCGCCCCAGTCAAACTGCCCACCTGACACTGTCTCCCACCCCGATAAGGGGCGCGGGTTAGAATTTCAATACAGCCAGGGTAGTATCCCACCGATGCCTCCACCGAAGCTGGCGCTCCGGTTTCCAAGGCTCCTACCTATCCTGTACAAGCTGTACCAAAATTCAATATCAGGCTACAGTAAAGCTCCACGGGGTCTTTCCGTCCTGTCGCGGGTAACCTGCATCTTCACAGGTACTATAATTTCACCGAGTCTCTCGTTGAGACAGTGCCCAGATCGTTACGCCTTTCGTGCGGGTCGGAACTTACCCGACAAGGAATTTCGCTACCTTAGGACCGTTATAGTTACGGCCGCCGTTTACTGGGGCTTCGATTCGCACCTTCGCTTGCGCTAAGCACTCCTCTTAACCTTCCAGCACCGGGCAGGCGTCAGCCCCTATACTTCGCCTTACGGCTTCGCAGAGACCTGTGTTTTTGCTAAACAGTCGCCTGGGCCTATTCACTGCGGCTCTCTCGGGCTTGCACCCTACCAGAGCACCCCTTCTCCCGAAGTTACGGGGTCATTTTGCCGAGTTCCTTAACGAGAGTTCTCTCGCTCACCTTAGGATTCTCTCCTCGCCTACCTGTGTCGGTTTGCGGTACGGGCACCTTTTTCCTCGCTAGAGGCTTTTCTCGGCAGTGTGGAATCAGGAACTTCGCTACTATAATTCGCTCGCTGTCACAGCTCAGCCTTCGCGATGACGGGATTTGCCTCATCATCAGCCTAACTGCTTAGACGCACATATCCAGCAGTGCGCTTACCCTATCCTCCTGCGTCCCCCCATTGCTCAAACGGAAAAGAGGTGGTACAGGAATATCAACCTGTTGTCCATCGTCTACGCCTATCGGCCTCGACTTAGGTCCCGACTAACCCTGAGCGGACGAGCCTTCCTCAGGAAACCTTAGGCATTCGGTGGATGGGATTCTCACCCATCTTTCGCTACTCATACCGGCATTCTCACTTCTAAGCACTCCACCAGTCCTTACGGTCTAGCTTCGCAGTCCTTAGAACGCTCTCCTACCACTGACACCTAGAGGTGTCAATCCACAGCTTCGGTGATACGTTTAGCCCCGGTACATTTTCGGCGCAGAGTCACTCGACCAGTGAGCTATTACGCACTCTTTAAATGGTGGCTGCTTCTAAGCCAACATCCTGGTTGTCTAAGCAACTCCACATCCTTTTCCACTTAACGTATACTTTGGGACCTTAGCTGGTGGTCTGGGCTGTTTCCCTTTCGACTACGGATCTTATCACTCGCAGTCTGACTCCCATGGATAAGTCTTTGGCATTCGGAGTTTGTCTGAATTCGGTAACCCGATGAGGGCCCCTAGTCCAAACAGTGCTCTACCTCCAAGACTCTTACACATGAGGCTAGCCCTAAAGCTATTTCGGAGAGAACCAGCTATCTCCAAGTTCGATTGGAATTTCTCCGCTACCCACACCTCATCCCCGCACTTTTCAACGTGCGTGGGTTCGGACCTCCATTCAGTGTTACCTGAACTTCATCCTGGACATGGGTAGATCACCTGGTTTCGGGTCTACGACCACATACTCAAATCGCCCTATTCAGACTCGCTTTCGCTGCGGCTCCGTCTTATCAACTTAACCTTGCATGGGATCGTAACTCGCCGGTTCATTCTACAAAAGGCACGCCATCACCCGTTAACGGGCTCTGACTACTTGTAGGCACACGGTTTCAGGTTCTATTTCACTCCCCTTCCGGGGTGCTTTTCACCTTTCCCTCACGGTACTGGTTCACTATCGGTCACTAGGGAGTATTTAGCCTTGGGAGATGGTCCTCCCAGCTTCCGACGGGATTTCACGTGTCCCGCCGTACTCAGGATCCACTCAAGAGGGAATGAAGTTTCAACTACAGGGTTGTTACCTTCTTTGACGAGCCTTTCCAGACTTCTTCGTCTACTTCATTCCTTTGTAACTCCGTATAGAGTGTCCTACAACCCCAAGAGGCAAGCCTCTTGGTTTGGGCTATATCCCGTTTCGCTCGCCGCTACTCAGGGAATCGCAATTGCTTTCTCTTCCTCCAGGTACTTAGATGTTTCAGTTCCCTGGGTCTGCCTTCCATACTCTATGTATTCAAGTAAGGATATTGTTCCATTACGAACAATGGGTTCCCCCATTCGGAAATCTCTGGATCAAAGCTCACTTACAGCTCCCCAAAGCATATCGGTGTTAGTCCCGTCCTTCGTCGGCTCCTAGTGCCAAGGCATCCACCGTGCGCCCTTCATAACTTAACCGAATTGGTTGTTACATCAGGTTTAAAACCTAAAATGGCGATACTCGGTAATTTCTTGACTATCAATTTATCTTTATCTAGTTTTCAAAGAACAATCATGGATCTCGGAAGAGATCGTATGGTTTGATATTTTGCTGACGCAAAAATCTTTGGTGGAGCCTAGCGGGATCGAACCGCTGACCTCCTGCGTGCAAAGCAGGCGCTCTCCCAGCTGAGCTAAGGCCCCGTTTAATGAGAATATGGTGGGCCTAAGTGGACTCGAACCACCGACCTCACGCTTATCAGGCGTGCGCTCTAACCAGCTGAGCTATAGGCCCATATTCCATAAAAATGAATGATAAGCAATGCTTACCATTGTTGTTTGATGATTGAACCATCAAAACTGAACAAAACTTCGACGCGTCAAACGTTTTAGTAAATCTTCCTTAGAAAGGAGGTGATCCAGCCGCACCTTCCGATACGGCTACCTTGTTACGACTTCACCCCAATCATCTGTCCCACCTTAGGCGGCTGGCTCCAAAAGGTTACCTCACCGACTTCGGGTGTTACAAACTCTCGTGGTGTGACGGGCGGTGTGTACAAGGCCCGGGAACGTATTCACCGCGGCATGCTGATCCGCGATTACTAGCGATTCCAGCTTCATGTAGGCGAGTTGCAGCCTACAATCCGAACTGAGAACGGTTTTATGGGATTGGCTAAACCTCGCGGTCTCGCTGCCCTTTGTACCGTCCATTGTAGCACGTGTGTAGCCCAGGTCATAAGGGGCATGATGATTTGACGTCATCCCCACCTTCCTCCGGTTTGTCACCGGCAGTCATCTTAGAGTGCCCAACTGAATGCTGGCAACTAAGATCAAGGGTTGCGCTCGTTGCGGGACTTAACCCAACATCTCACGACACGAGCTGACGACAACCATGCACCACCTGTCACTCTGTCCCCCGAAGGGGAAAGCCCTATCTCTAGGGTTGTCAGAGGATGTCAAGACCTGGTAAGGTTCTTCGCGTTGCTTCGAATTAAACCACATGCTCCACCGCTTGTGCGGGCCCCCGTCAATTCCTTTGAGTTTCAGTCTTGCGACCGTACTCCCCAGGCGGAGTGCTTAATGCGTTAGCTGCAGCACTAAGGGGCGGAAACCCCCTAACACTTAGCACTCATCGTTTACGGCGTGGACTACCAGGGTATCTAATCCTGTTTGCTCCCCACGCTTTCGCGCCTCAGTGTCAGTTACAGACCAGAAAGTCGCCTTCGCCACTGGTGTTCCTCCAAATATCTACGCATTTCACCGCTACACTTGGAATTCCACTTTCCTCTTCTGCACTCAAGTCCCCCAGTTTCCAATGACCCTCCACGGTTGAGCCGTGGGCTTTCACATCAGACTTAAGGAACCACCTGCGCGCGCTTTACGCCCAATAATTCCGGACAACGCTTGCCACCTACGTATTACCGCGGCTGCTGGCACGTAGTTAGCCGTGGCTTTCTGGTTAGGTACCGTCAAGGTGCCGCCCTATTCGAACGGCACTTGTTCTTCCCTAACAACAGAGCTTTACGATCCGAAAACCTTCATCACTCACGCGGCGTTGCTCCGTCAGACTTTCGTCCATTGCGGAAGATTCCCTACTGCTGCCTCCCGTAGGAGTCTGGGCCGTGTCTCAGTCCCAGTGTGGCCGATCACCCTCTCAGGTCGGCTACGCATCGTTGCCTTGGTGAGCCGTTACCTCACCAACTAGCTAATGCGCCGCGGGTCCATCTGTAAGTGGTAGCCGAAGCCACCTTTCAACATTTCCTCATGCGAGGAAATGAGTTATCCGGTATTAGCCCCGGTTTCCCGGAGTTATCCCAGTCTTACAGGCAGGTTACCCACGTGTTACTCACCCGTCCGCCGCTGATATCAGGGAGCAAGCTCCCATCAATCCGCTCGACTTGCATGTATTAGGCACGCCGCCAGCGTTCGTCCTGAGCCAGGATCAAACTCTCCGATAAAAGTTTGAATAGCTCTTAAAAAATAAATCTAGAATTAACGTTGACGTATTGTCTTGTTTTGTTCAGTTTTCAAGGTTCAATGTGTAAGCGCTTCGTTTGAAGCGACCTTTATAATATATCATTTAAAGCGTTTGTCGTCAAGGTATTTTTATTATTTTAGAAAAGTTATTTTCTTGATAATTATGTAATGCCTTTCGGACAACAAATAATAGTATACACACTATTAAACATGTTTGCAATAGTAAATATTAAAAAGTCGCAGATCATTTCAATAACCTGCGACTTTTTTCATTTTGAAGCTAAATCGTAGACGATCTTAAATAAAAACCTCTGTAATATAGATGTTCTTATGCTGGGATAAATCTACTATTTCATCTGTCTTGAGTTTAACGAGCGGGCTGGTGAATGCGTTCGGTTTGGTATAGATGACTTCTCCAAACTCTCCCGTTGATAACCTTACCGGGGTACCGGTTCTTAAGTCTCCCATTAATTGAAGGAGCCCTTCCACTACTTTAATATCAAATTTACCAAACAAGTCTTTGCTGATCATATCCAATACTTTGAAGATCGGCTGCTTGCTTCTATACATTCTCTCTGATGTCATGGCATGAAACACGTCGGCAATCCCGACAATCTGTGAATAGAGATGAATGCGTTCGCTCTTTTCGGATGCAGGATATCCTGTTCCATCAAAACGTTCATGATGCTGAAAGATCGCAAGTTTAGTTTCCGTTTTTAATAGTGGAGTGTCTTTGACCATCTTATACCCATTTGCTGTATGTAGCTTCACTTCTTTAAATTCACTCTCTGTCAGGGGCTGATCCTTGGATAATATGTGGGGACTAACCTTCGCCATTCCACAGTCAGCCAGTGCTCCCGCTAATGCCAATTGATTGATCTGTCCCGATTGCAAACCGATCTTCTTCCCTATTAACGCACTGATGATACTGACTGAAACAGAGTGATGATGGAGATATTCTTTCTTCGTTGAATAGTGAGGAAGGGAATATATGTAGATATGATTTTGTTCCACCTCTTGAATAACGGGGAGGATGAGTTCTCTCACTCTTGCCACATTAACGGCCGTACCCGACTGCCAATTCAAGAATTCCTTCTTGTATTCCTTTACTGTCGTTAAGTAAAGGTCAACAAATCCCATTGTCTCCTGTGAATTTGTCTCTTCCTGATCCGAGATTTTATCAGAAGAAAGAGGTGACTTGAATGGGTTCCCGTCGGCTTTTGTCTTCTCTATGAATAACTCGTTGATATGGAATGCTTGCAGGATATTCAAATGTTCTTCTTCCAGCACCGTATTCTTCGGAATGATCGGGTTTGCTGCCAATCCCATGATATCCTCTGCTACGATGCAGCCTAATTGTATTTCGCCACGATGGACCTTCAACTATACACACCTCACGACTGTCTTTTAGTTTATTTTACCAAAATTGTCGGGGTATAGTTGTTATTTTCAAAAAATAAATAGGTACCTGATAAAAAAATAAGCTATTTCCAGTATGGATGCCCATTACTGAAAATAGCTTACTCTATTATTTATTCTTCTGTGTCTTCATCAGCCTCATCAGAAGCTGGTTGGTCTTCCAAGTCGTGCTGTTCCATTTCTTCAACAGTTTCCAACGGTGCTTCCGTTTCTTCTTCATCTTCTTTTTCAACTTTGGCAACGGTTGAAACGAATTCACTTTCTTGAAGACGGATCAGCTTGACCCCTTGGGTGTTACGTCCCGTTGTGGAAATGTCATTGACGTCCATACGGATGAGGACACCATGGGCGGTGATGATCATTAAGTCTTCTTCGCCTGTGACGGCTTTGACAGAGACGAGTTCTCCATTACGCTCAGTCACATTACATGTCTTCAATCCTTTACCACCACGGGTTTGGACTCTATATTCACTGGCTGGAGTACGTTTACCGTAACCATTTACCGTGACAACCAGGACATCACTCTTGTCTTCAAGGATCTCCATACCGACAACGATATCATCATCACTGAGATTGATTCCCTTTACTCCAGTGGCGGTTCTTCCCATGGAACGAACGTCTGTTTCAGGGAAACGGATCAGCATACCCTGCTTCGTTCCGATGATCATATCTTTTTCGCCATCTGTCAGTTTGACGGAAATCAGTTCGTCATTTTCCCGAAGGTTGATGGCGATCAGCCCGTTCGTCCGGATATTGGCGAAATCTGATACCGGCGTACGTTTTGAGATTCCTTGCTTCGTCGTAAAGAATAAATACCAATCATCCACAAATTCTTCAACCCGGATCATGGCATTGATCCACTCATCTTTTTCCACTCCGAGGAGATTGATGATCGGAAGTCCTTTCGCAGTACGGCTGAACTCAGGAATTTCATATCCTTTTGCACGATACGCTTTTCCTTTATTCGTAAAGAAGAGAATCGTGTCATGAGTGGAAGTCGTCAATAGATGTTCGACGAAGTCTTCATCATTGGTCCCCATACCCTGGATCCCTCTTCCGCCACGTTTTTGACTGCGGTAGGTCGAAACCGGGAGACGCTTGATATAACCGTTATGGGTGAGGGAAACGACGATGTTTTCTCTAGGGATCAAATCCTCATCCTCGATGTTCTCGATTCCACCCGCTACAATTTCAGATCTTCTTTCATCATTGAAGCGTTCTTTGATTTCGATCAGTTCTTCACGGATGATTTCAAGGACCTTTTCGTCATCTGCAAGGATCGCTTTTAGTTCAGCAATCAGCTTCACCAGTTCCTGGTACTCATCTTCAATTTTTTCACGTTCTAAACCAGTTAGGCGTTGAAGACGCATGTCCAGGATCGCCTGGGCCTGCTTATCGGATAGGGAGAAGTTCTCCATCAACCCTTGTTTCGCAAGCTCTGTTGTTTGTGAACCGCGGATAAGGGCAATGATTTCATCAATATGATCAAGGGCAATCCTAAGACCTTCTAATATATGAGCCCTTGCTTCTGCTTTACGCAATTCAAATTCCGTTCTGCGGCGAATGACGACGCGTTGATGCTGAAGATAGTGATAGAGACATTCTTTTAAGTTCAATACCTTCGGCTGACCGTCTACAAGTGCCAGAAGATTGATCCCGAAGCTTGTTTGAAGTGCCGTTTGTTTATATAAATTATTAAGCAGGACGTTCGCATTGGCGTCTTTTCTTACTTCAATGACGATCCGCATACCGTTACGATCCGATTCATCACGTAGATCCGTGATGCCATCGATCTTCTTATCCCTGACAAGATCCGCAATCTTCTCAATTAATCTCGCTTTATTCACCTGATAAGGGATTTGATGAACGATGATCGTTTCTTTTCCATTGCTCTTTGTTTCGATTTCCACACGGGCACGCATGGTGATGGAGCCTTTACCCGTTTCGTAAGCGCGACGGATTCCGCTTCTTCCTACAATCAGACCGGCAGTAGGGAAGTCAGGTCCGTAGATGAATTCCATCAGCTCTTGGATCGTAATATCAGGATCTTTACTTAATGCCAGGATCCCATCGATGACCTCTCCAAGATTATGGGGAGGGATATTCGTTGCCATCCCTACGGCGATTCCTGAAGAACCGTTAACCAAAAGGTTAGGGAAACGGGCAGGTAATACTTCCGGCTCCCGCTCCGTGCCATCATAGTTATCTTTATAATCAATTGTGTCTTTATTGATGTCACGAATGAGCTCCATAGAAATCTTGGACATACGTGCTTCTGTATAACGCATGGCCGCTGCGGCGTCACCGTCCACAGAACCGAAGTTACCGTGACCGTCAACCAGCATATAGCGATAGTTGAAATCCTGTGCCATCCGGACCATGGTGTCATAAACAGCCGAGTCACCATGAGGGTGATACTTACCGATTACTTCACCGACGATACGTGCTGATTTCTTGTACGCTTTGTCAGACGTCATCCCGAGGTCATTCATCGCATATAAAATACGGCGATGGACGGGCTTAAGGCCATCACGTGCATCTGGTAGGGCACGTGAAACAATAACGCTCATCGCATAATCCAGGAAAGACGAGCGCATTTCACTACTTATATTAATCTCTTTAACATTCGATCTTGGTGTTTCTGCCATAGTAAAAGGGACCTCCTTTTAAAGAAAGATTTATACCTTTCTCACTCTTTACCTTGTCCGCTATGTAAAAGACAGGATAGCACCCAGGTCTATCCTGTTTATTTCATTTTAGATATCCAAGTTCTTGACGTAAGCTGCGTTTTCTTCGATGAAGTTACGTCTCGGCTCTACTTTGTCACCCATCAGGATATCAAAGGTTTCGTCGGCTTCGATCGCATCTTGAAGGCTTACCTGCAGCAGGGTCCTTGTTTCTGGATCCATTGTTGTTTCCCATAGCTGCTCTGGATTCATCTCTCCAAGACCTTTGTAACGCTGGATTCCAGGTTTAGGCGTCGGAGAAATTTCTGCAAGTATTCGATCCAGTTCTTTATCATTGTAGGCGTACTCGATCTTCTTCCCTTGTTGTATTTTGTACAAAGGTGGTTGAGCGATGTAAATATAACCTGCTTCAATGATATTTCTCATGTAACGATAGAAGAACGTTAATAAAAGTGTGCGAATATGAGCGCCATCAACGTCGGCATCGGTCATGATCACGATTTTATGGTATCTTGCTTTCGCCAGATTGAAGTCTTCACCAATACCAGTCCCGAGAGCTGTAATGATCGCACGGACCTCGTTATTAGAAAGGATCTTATCAAGACGTGCCTTTTCAACGTTGATGATTTTACCACGCAGTGGAAGGATGGCCTGGAAGTGACGATCACGTCCCTGTTTGGCCGATCCACCGGCTGAGTCACCCTCAACCACATAGATTTCGCTGATGCTTGGGTCCTTGGATGAACAGTCAGCCAGTTTACCAGGCAGGCTCGAGATTTCCAGGGCACTCTTACGGCGGGTAAGCTCCCTTGCTTTTTTCGCAGCCAATCGGGCACGGGCAGCCATCAGGCCTTTTTCAACGACCTTTCGGGCAACAACCGGGTTTTCAAGTAAGAATGTTTCCAGATGCTCTGAGAAAAGAGAATCCGTGATTGTCCTTGCTTCCGAGTTCCCGAGTTTTGTTTTCGTCTGACCTTCAAATTGAGGGTCAGGATGTTTAATCGAGATGATGGCTGTCAGACCTTCCCGGACATCTTCCCCTGAAAGATTCGCGTCGTTCTCTCTGAATACATTATTTTTACGGGCGTAATCATTGATGACCCTCGTTAAAGCCGTTTTAAATCCAGACTCATGGGTTCCACCTTCATGGGTATGGATGTTATTGGCGAATGAGTAAAGATTGCTTGCGAAACCGTCATTGTATTGAAGGGCGATTTCAACGGTGATATCATCCTTTTCCCCCTCAATGTAAATCGGTTCTTCATGGATGACTTCCTTCGAACGGTTAAGGTGCTCAACGTAGGACTTGATTCCACCTTCATAATGGTAGTCCCGTCTTTTCCCTTCTCCGCGCTTATCTTCAATACTGATCTGGATCCCTCTGTTTAAGAACGCCAATTCACGAATACGGTTTGCCAGTGTGTCATAATCGTATTCCGTCGTTTCAGTAAAGATTTCGGGATCTGGAGTGAAATGAATGATCGTCCCGGTCTTATCCGTTTCTCCGACCACTTTAAGGTCGAAGCTCGGAACACCTTTTTCGAATTTCTGATAGTAGATGTTCCCATCACGATGGACATGTACCTCAAGTTCTGTGGAAAGGGCATTAACAACCGACGCTCCTACTCCGTGCAGACCGCCGGATACTTTATATCCGCCGCCTCCGAACTTACCGCCTGCGTGAAGGACCGTCATGATGACCTCTACGGCAGGACGTCCCATTTTTTCGTGGATACCGACCGGAATCCCTCGTCCATTATCCGTCACAGTGATACTGTTATCCTCTTCAATAATGACTTCGATTTCGCTACAGTGTCCGGCTAATGCTTCATCAATACTGTTATCAACGATTTCCCACACCAAGTGATGCAGACCTCTGCCGCTTGTTGATCCAATATACATACCCGGTCTTTTCCGAACGGCCTCTAAACCTTCTAAAACCTGAATCTGATTTTCATCATAGGAGCCGCCTTGCGCTTGATTTTGTTCTATAGCCATACTGATTCACCTACACTTTCTAACCTTCAGGGCTTTATATTTCTATAATAAATTCTCATAGTTTGAGTATTTCTTTGATCGCTTCTTTAACGTACTTGATGCCAGCGGTGAAAGATACAACTGGCCCGTTGTGATAACAAGAGATTTATATGAACCCTTTGCAAGATTGCAAAGGTTATGATCTTTCGTTTTTAGAAAATGTTGAATTTCCTCTGAAAATTGAACGGTGTCTCGATCAATAATTGCGATGATTTCATCTGTACGTACCATGACATCTTCTCCAACATGTATGTACAAGGTAACACCTCATTTCAATCTTTTCATGGATCCGGCTTCCACTTCGAACGTAGTCGCCTCGTTTAAGGTTTGATGATCAATCCCGTCCACATTGGTTGTGGTGACGAAGGTTTGAACTTTCCCCTGAATGGTATTTAATAAGTGAGACTGACGATAATCATCCAACTCAGACAACACATCATCCAGAAGTAAAATGGGATACTCTTTAATTTCAGAATGAATCAGCTCGATTTCTGCAAGCTTCACAGAGAGGGCTGTCGTCCGTTGCTGCCCCTGTGACCCGAATGTTTGAACATCCCTGTCATTCACAATGAATTGAAGATCATCACGATGCGGCCCGACAAGGGTCACACCACGATCGATTTCCCGTTCCCGTATATCATTGAATTTCTGCTCATATATATCTACCATTTTTGACCATTCTTGATTATCTGATACATCCAAAGACGGTTTATATACGATTTCCAACGTTTCCAGGTTTCTTGAAATCCCTGAATGGATCGGCTTCGCCCAACTTTCCAACAATTGAACGAACTCAAATCGTTTCTTCGTAATCTTCACCGCCATCTCGATGAACTGTTCCGTCAAGACATCAAGCATCGTCTGGTCTTTTTGTTTTCTCGTCTGCAACTGTTTTAAATAATGGTTCCGCTGCTGTAATATTTTTTGATAAAGGCTGATATCATGTAAATAAACAGGAGAAACCTGACCGATTTCCATATCAATAAAACGGCGCCTGACTTGAGGGCTCCCTTTTACCAAATGTAGATCTTCAGGTGCAAACATGACAACATTCATATTCCCGACATATTGACTCAATTTAGACTGTTCAAGGTGATTACTCTTCGCCTTTTTCCCTTTTTTGGACAGGATCAGCTCCAAAGGTAAACCACCGTTATATTTCTGAATCCTACCTTTTATTTTAGCATATTCCTGGTCCCAACGGATTAAATCTTTATCATTCGAGGTACGGTGGGATTTAGCCATGGCCAGGACATAGATAGACTCCATGATATTCGTCTTCCCCTGGGCATTTTCTCCAAGAATGACGTTCACCTTATTTTCGAAACTCACGTCGATTGACTCGTAATTACGGTAGTTTCTTAATTCCAATTGTTCAATATACATGGACATAACACCCTTTATTATTCTCCAGCAACCACAAAGACCCCAACTTCAGGAATTTCAACTTTGTCTCCAACCGTAAGTTTTCTCCCTCTTCTTTGGTCTTGTTCCCCGTTTATGTATACTTCATATTCACTTAAGAACCATTTCGCCATCCCACCGGACTGAATCACTTCAGCAAGCTTCAGGAATTGTCCCAATGTGATGATTTCTGTTTCGATGGTGATCTCTTTCGCCACTAAAATCACTACTTTCCGTATAAAGTCTCTAATATATTATTTTACTCTAAATGGAGTTAAGTCACAACTAACGAAAAATGGAGAAAATGGTCGCAGTTGATTTCCGAAGGATCCCCTAAATGTAAAAAGCCAACACCTGAACTTTTTCGAAGGTGTTGGCTTTTGATTTTTAGTACGTTCTTACAGGAAGAATCAGCTGAAGGATGGAGTCATCATGAAGCGGCTTCAAGACGAACGGTCTCATCGCTCCTGTAAAGTTTACATGAATTTCCGTTCCTTCAATCGCTTTTAACGCGTCCATCATATATTTTGCGCTGAAAGAGATTTTCAGTTCTTCGCCTTCCACCGATTGGCTTTCCACCTGCTCGATGACTTTCCCGATTTCAGGAGTGTTTGACGAAATTTCAATGATTCCACCATCAAGGGTCGAAAGTTTCACGACGTTGTTCCGGCCTTCTCTCGCAAGCAGCGATGCACGATCGATCGCTTGTAAAAATTCTTTTGTATTAA
The DNA window shown above is from Rossellomorea vietnamensis and carries:
- a CDS encoding HD-GYP domain-containing protein, which gives rise to MKVHRGEIQLGCIVAEDIMGLAANPIIPKNTVLEEEHLNILQAFHINELFIEKTKADGNPFKSPLSSDKISDQEETNSQETMGFVDLYLTTVKEYKKEFLNWQSGTAVNVARVRELILPVIQEVEQNHIYIYSLPHYSTKKEYLHHHSVSVSIISALIGKKIGLQSGQINQLALAGALADCGMAKVSPHILSKDQPLTESEFKEVKLHTANGYKMVKDTPLLKTETKLAIFQHHERFDGTGYPASEKSERIHLYSQIVGIADVFHAMTSERMYRSKQPIFKVLDMISKDLFGKFDIKVVEGLLQLMGDLRTGTPVRLSTGEFGEVIYTKPNAFTSPLVKLKTDEIVDLSQHKNIYITEVFI
- the gyrA gene encoding DNA gyrase subunit A → MAETPRSNVKEINISSEMRSSFLDYAMSVIVSRALPDARDGLKPVHRRILYAMNDLGMTSDKAYKKSARIVGEVIGKYHPHGDSAVYDTMVRMAQDFNYRYMLVDGHGNFGSVDGDAAAAMRYTEARMSKISMELIRDINKDTIDYKDNYDGTEREPEVLPARFPNLLVNGSSGIAVGMATNIPPHNLGEVIDGILALSKDPDITIQELMEFIYGPDFPTAGLIVGRSGIRRAYETGKGSITMRARVEIETKSNGKETIIVHQIPYQVNKARLIEKIADLVRDKKIDGITDLRDESDRNGMRIVIEVRKDANANVLLNNLYKQTALQTSFGINLLALVDGQPKVLNLKECLYHYLQHQRVVIRRRTEFELRKAEARAHILEGLRIALDHIDEIIALIRGSQTTELAKQGLMENFSLSDKQAQAILDMRLQRLTGLEREKIEDEYQELVKLIAELKAILADDEKVLEIIREELIEIKERFNDERRSEIVAGGIENIEDEDLIPRENIVVSLTHNGYIKRLPVSTYRSQKRGGRGIQGMGTNDEDFVEHLLTTSTHDTILFFTNKGKAYRAKGYEIPEFSRTAKGLPIINLLGVEKDEWINAMIRVEEFVDDWYLFFTTKQGISKRTPVSDFANIRTNGLIAINLRENDELISVKLTDGEKDMIIGTKQGMLIRFPETDVRSMGRTATGVKGINLSDDDIVVGMEILEDKSDVLVVTVNGYGKRTPASEYRVQTRGGKGLKTCNVTERNGELVSVKAVTGEEDLMIITAHGVLIRMDVNDISTTGRNTQGVKLIRLQESEFVSTVAKVEKEDEEETEAPLETVEEMEQHDLEDQPASDEADEDTEE
- the gyrB gene encoding DNA topoisomerase (ATP-hydrolyzing) subunit B, with amino-acid sequence MAIEQNQAQGGSYDENQIQVLEGLEAVRKRPGMYIGSTSGRGLHHLVWEIVDNSIDEALAGHCSEIEVIIEEDNSITVTDNGRGIPVGIHEKMGRPAVEVIMTVLHAGGKFGGGGYKVSGGLHGVGASVVNALSTELEVHVHRDGNIYYQKFEKGVPSFDLKVVGETDKTGTIIHFTPDPEIFTETTEYDYDTLANRIRELAFLNRGIQISIEDKRGEGKRRDYHYEGGIKSYVEHLNRSKEVIHEEPIYIEGEKDDITVEIALQYNDGFASNLYSFANNIHTHEGGTHESGFKTALTRVINDYARKNNVFRENDANLSGEDVREGLTAIISIKHPDPQFEGQTKTKLGNSEARTITDSLFSEHLETFLLENPVVARKVVEKGLMAARARLAAKKARELTRRKSALEISSLPGKLADCSSKDPSISEIYVVEGDSAGGSAKQGRDRHFQAILPLRGKIINVEKARLDKILSNNEVRAIITALGTGIGEDFNLAKARYHKIVIMTDADVDGAHIRTLLLTFFYRYMRNIIEAGYIYIAQPPLYKIQQGKKIEYAYNDKELDRILAEISPTPKPGIQRYKGLGEMNPEQLWETTMDPETRTLLQVSLQDAIEADETFDILMGDKVEPRRNFIEENAAYVKNLDI
- the remB gene encoding extracellular matrix regulator RemB; the encoded protein is MVRTDEIIAIIDRDTVQFSEEIQHFLKTKDHNLCNLAKGSYKSLVITTGQLYLSPLASSTLKKRSKKYSNYENLL
- the recF gene encoding DNA replication/repair protein RecF (All proteins in this family for which functions are known are DNA-binding proteins that assist the filamentation of RecA onto DNA for the initiation of recombination or recombinational repair.), with the translated sequence MYIEQLELRNYRNYESIDVSFENKVNVILGENAQGKTNIMESIYVLAMAKSHRTSNDKDLIRWDQEYAKIKGRIQKYNGGLPLELILSKKGKKAKSNHLEQSKLSQYVGNMNVVMFAPEDLHLVKGSPQVRRRFIDMEIGQVSPVYLHDISLYQKILQQRNHYLKQLQTRKQKDQTMLDVLTEQFIEMAVKITKKRFEFVQLLESWAKPIHSGISRNLETLEIVYKPSLDVSDNQEWSKMVDIYEQKFNDIREREIDRGVTLVGPHRDDLQFIVNDRDVQTFGSQGQQRTTALSVKLAEIELIHSEIKEYPILLLDDVLSELDDYRQSHLLNTIQGKVQTFVTTTNVDGIDHQTLNEATTFEVEAGSMKRLK
- the yaaA gene encoding S4 domain-containing protein YaaA yields the protein MAKEITIETEIITLGQFLKLAEVIQSGGMAKWFLSEYEVYINGEQDQRRGRKLTVGDKVEIPEVGVFVVAGE